In Pseudomonas sp. LRP2-20, the genomic window CTGGGAGATCCTGCCAGCGCCTTCCCCTATTCAATGACAGGATCGGCGCCCAGGCCTTTCCGGTAGCGCGCAATCGCAATGATCTGGCGCAGGCAGATGACCATTTCCTTCTTCAGGTGCTCATCCGGCAGCCCGATCTTTTTCAGCATTGCCAGGGCTTCTTCCTCGATCGAGGCAAGGGCCTCGGTATCGCTTTTCAGTGTCATGGCGACCTCCACCAGGTCGATTCAACCATGGATTGATAGCTCAGCAGAACAATGCGCGCCACTGCGGCGCCTTCCCCTATTCAATGATTACGCCTCCTCTATAAAGGCTGCGCCTGCCGAGAGCGCTGGCGGGCTAGTCTAAACTGGACATAAGAAACCACCACGGAGCCAGCACATGGACCCGTTAACCTCTAAGCAGTCTAAAACTCATGAAATTCCTGAAAACGTCGACCATCTCAGGTTTCATCGCGCCCATGAACATTTACACCACCCTTTTGGCAACGATGCATTTGCTCGCAGGGCAGAAGCTTTCGCTCGTTTCTTTGGCACGCCGTTGTTCCTAGGGTCTCAGTCACTAGTGGTTGTGATTTGGATGGGTGTCAGCCTGTCGGGGCTGTCAGCATTCGATCCCTACCCCTTCATTCTGCTGAATCTAGCGTTTAGCCTGCAGGCGGCCTACGCGGCACCTCTAATTCTTCTAGCACAAACTCGCCAAGCCGACCGTGACAAAGCAGCGTCCGAAGCAGACGCAAGACATCGAGAGGCAATCGCCATGGCCAATCAAAGACGGCAGCGGGACGCAGAGCTACACAGCATGCAGCTTGTGCATTTGTTGGAGCAAAATACATACCTAACGGAAGTAACAAAACAGATGAGTGAAAGAATCGAGGTGCTCACTTCGCAGATACACTCGCACTTGCTTACTTCGTCAGACAAGGCGCCTACATCTAGCAACTAAGATCTTCATCTATCACCAGTTTCAAACAGCCTTAGCGCCCACCAGCGCCTTCCCCTATTCAACGATAACGCCTCCCCGGCGAGGGCGGCGCCTGCACGCAAGGACCACAACATGACCGAACAACAGCACGACGAGAGCAAGCTCGAGCGGGTCATCCGCAAGATCAAGCGCTGCCTGGCCCTTTCCAAAAGCTCGAACGAGAACGAGGCAGCTACTGCGATGCGCCAGGCCCAGGCGCTGATGTGCGAGTACCGCCTCACCGAGCTGGATGTCCGCCTGAGCGACGTGGATGAGGTCCAATCGGAGAAGTCCAGGGCGAACCGCCGGCCAACCTGGGATCGGCACCTTAGCGGGATCGTGGCCAGAGTGTTTGGTTGCCGACCTCTCTCTTATCGCCACTGGTGCGACAACTCCGGACGCATGGTGGAGCGGGCCTTGTTTGTCGGCGTCACACCAGCACCCCAGATCGCGATGTACGCCTACGAAACCTTGCTTGCCAAGCTGACGCAGGCGAGGCGCGACTATGTG contains:
- a CDS encoding DUF1003 domain-containing protein, giving the protein MDPLTSKQSKTHEIPENVDHLRFHRAHEHLHHPFGNDAFARRAEAFARFFGTPLFLGSQSLVVVIWMGVSLSGLSAFDPYPFILLNLAFSLQAAYAAPLILLAQTRQADRDKAASEADARHREAIAMANQRRQRDAELHSMQLVHLLEQNTYLTEVTKQMSERIEVLTSQIHSHLLTSSDKAPTSSN
- a CDS encoding DUF2786 domain-containing protein; protein product: MTEQQHDESKLERVIRKIKRCLALSKSSNENEAATAMRQAQALMCEYRLTELDVRLSDVDEVQSEKSRANRRPTWDRHLSGIVARVFGCRPLSYRHWCDNSGRMVERALFVGVTPAPQIAMYAYETLLAKLTQARRDYVAQVRSGKSRSAYSPETAGDHFAIAWVSVVHSKIHQLVPCGEEDPAIEQHSNGRDLMEVESQDKALIEQYLAGKEIGKLRKARAVELDMAAQIAGMLAGQRVELNPGMVHSGQAATQISHSR